A single genomic interval of Brevibacillus brevis harbors:
- a CDS encoding BlaI/MecI/CopY family transcriptional regulator, with the protein MDEQPRISDAEWEIMKVIWAKSPATAADVIHALRDNKTWKDNTIKTLLSRLLQKGILTYEQVNRVYYYSPVLTEEECKRQERHSFLQRVYGGALKPMLVHFLKEEKLSSHEIDELKKILSEKEK; encoded by the coding sequence TTGGACGAGCAACCGCGAATCTCGGATGCCGAATGGGAGATTATGAAGGTCATCTGGGCTAAGTCACCCGCTACAGCAGCCGATGTCATCCACGCCCTGCGAGACAACAAGACGTGGAAAGACAACACAATCAAAACCTTGCTCAGCCGCCTATTGCAAAAGGGCATTCTCACTTATGAGCAGGTCAATCGAGTCTACTATTACTCTCCTGTGCTCACTGAGGAAGAATGCAAACGCCAAGAGCGCCATTCCTTTTTGCAGCGCGTGTACGGCGGGGCCTTAAAGCCCATGCTGGTTCACTTTTTAAAAGAGGAAAAGCTCTCGTCCCATGAGATTGACGAGCTGAAAAAAATCCTTTCTGAAAAGGAGAAATAA
- a CDS encoding sigma-54 interaction domain-containing protein, whose protein sequence is MKREESTQKWMSRVLEAIVETSRDHLLITDPEGYIRLVGDSSYEIYGIGKQELLGKNVIELEKRKVFSPSVTRKVMDAKIPQTIMQEIPGGRKLMVTAFPVWNEDGSMHSIISYSHDLTEIMELKRRYEGLTEQLKQFETEIEELREKHQEGFVAVSQPMQAIERLIKKVAAVDSTVLILGESGVGKNVIAKEIHRNSRRAGGQFVEINCGSIPEGLLESELFGYEAGSFTGAAKQGKQGIIEMANQGTLLLDELGELPLTLQAKLLKVIQEKRLQRVGSTQYRDVDFRLIAATNRDLEKMVKEGKFRQDLYFRLNVVPIHVPPLRNRPEDIAALLKRVVRSLNERYGMDKRLDPAATHGLMQYEWPGNVRELENVLERMVVTADEEVITSQHLPAEIRLAGEEQAAMEPNLATSKMSLREALEQVEEKWLRYASEHCRTTGEIAEFLGISQPSVVRKLQKYRIRSR, encoded by the coding sequence ATGAAGAGAGAAGAGAGCACACAGAAGTGGATGAGCCGCGTATTGGAAGCTATTGTTGAAACGTCTCGCGATCATTTGCTAATCACGGACCCTGAGGGCTATATCCGGCTGGTTGGCGATTCGTCCTATGAAATATACGGCATTGGAAAGCAAGAGCTCTTGGGCAAAAACGTCATCGAGCTGGAAAAAAGGAAGGTCTTTTCTCCATCTGTCACGCGAAAAGTCATGGATGCCAAGATACCGCAGACGATCATGCAGGAAATACCCGGCGGTCGAAAGCTGATGGTGACGGCATTTCCCGTCTGGAACGAGGATGGCAGTATGCATTCGATCATCAGCTATTCCCATGACCTGACTGAAATTATGGAATTGAAACGGCGCTACGAAGGTCTGACAGAGCAGCTCAAGCAGTTTGAAACTGAGATTGAGGAGCTGCGCGAAAAGCATCAGGAGGGCTTTGTGGCAGTGAGTCAGCCGATGCAAGCCATTGAGCGTCTCATCAAGAAAGTCGCGGCTGTCGATTCGACTGTCCTGATCCTCGGGGAATCGGGTGTCGGGAAAAACGTGATCGCAAAAGAAATTCATCGCAATAGCCGTCGTGCAGGTGGACAATTCGTGGAGATCAACTGTGGCTCGATCCCGGAGGGCTTGCTGGAATCGGAGCTGTTTGGCTATGAGGCTGGTTCGTTTACAGGCGCCGCCAAGCAGGGCAAGCAAGGGATTATCGAGATGGCGAACCAGGGGACTCTCCTCTTGGACGAGCTGGGGGAACTGCCGCTGACCTTGCAGGCAAAGCTGTTGAAGGTGATTCAAGAAAAACGGTTGCAACGCGTTGGAAGCACACAGTACCGCGATGTGGATTTTCGTTTGATTGCCGCCACCAATCGCGATTTGGAGAAGATGGTAAAGGAAGGGAAGTTTCGGCAGGACCTGTATTTTCGCCTGAATGTTGTCCCGATCCACGTCCCGCCGTTGCGAAATCGGCCAGAGGATATCGCCGCTCTCCTGAAGCGCGTCGTGCGCTCGCTCAATGAACGATACGGAATGGACAAGCGTCTGGACCCTGCTGCAACACATGGCTTGATGCAGTATGAGTGGCCCGGCAATGTGCGCGAGCTGGAGAACGTCTTGGAGAGAATGGTGGTCACAGCGGACGAAGAGGTGATCACTTCTCAGCATCTGCCCGCGGAAATCAGGTTGGCAGGGGAAGAGCAGGCAGCGATGGAGCCGAATCTGGCTACTTCCAAGATGTCGCTTCGCGAAGCACTGGAGCAGGTAGAGGAAAAATGGCTGCGTTATGCATCCGAGCACTGCCGGACCACGGGAGAAATCGCGGAGTTTCTCGGCATTAGCCAGCCTTCTGTCGTACGCAAGCTGCAAAAATATCGGATTCGTTCCAGGTAA
- a CDS encoding polysaccharide deacetylase family protein, translating into MISHKKGASGFQLFHWISLVAIVALLAGCSPFQGKENGADNGPAPAKPEKIERYQGEKSKAVSMVYTTQRQLALTFNGMADKDTMKRLLDELDKYHIKAAFFMPGMRVAEEPDIAREIVARGHEIENNTLNKSDLQGQPYEKMYEDIKLANEVIKRETDKTPQYIRTKSGDYSDDLRLAAAHNGQEAVVSSSLFLHNWQKETEEQKNHYLRKYMNRGGIIAMDTEENKSVIENIRLLSEAATDVGYRFVPLHELIAQGRERKPLQEIPGFDAAKMNAAYHESKPNLIYRKETDKKMVALSFDDWGTDQTVTKILDILDKKGVKASFFLRADGVERNPNLARAIAEAGHDVANHTYSHPVNTKIAPESLQKEIVKAHQIITEAIQQKPTMYFRPPTGAFDEQTLKAIAATGYEDITIYDVTPSDYDKKRSTDDIVKTIMEQTRSGSVILLHMLDDIHTIEALPIVIDQLRSKGYTLVPMTAMFGQ; encoded by the coding sequence ATGATTAGTCATAAAAAAGGGGCCAGTGGGTTCCAATTATTTCACTGGATCTCCCTGGTAGCGATCGTGGCATTGTTGGCAGGCTGTTCACCGTTTCAGGGGAAAGAAAACGGTGCAGATAACGGCCCAGCGCCAGCCAAACCTGAAAAAATCGAGCGTTACCAAGGGGAAAAGAGCAAGGCGGTGTCTATGGTCTACACGACGCAAAGACAGCTTGCTCTTACTTTTAATGGGATGGCAGATAAGGACACGATGAAAAGACTGCTCGATGAGTTGGACAAGTACCACATCAAGGCAGCTTTTTTCATGCCAGGAATGAGAGTAGCGGAAGAGCCTGACATTGCGCGGGAAATTGTCGCCAGAGGTCACGAGATCGAAAACAATACGTTGAACAAGTCGGATTTGCAGGGCCAACCTTACGAGAAAATGTACGAAGATATCAAATTGGCTAATGAGGTCATCAAAAGAGAGACCGATAAAACACCGCAGTATATCAGAACGAAGTCGGGCGATTACTCCGACGATCTTCGATTGGCAGCCGCTCACAATGGACAAGAAGCGGTCGTGTCCTCCAGTCTGTTTCTGCACAATTGGCAAAAAGAGACGGAAGAGCAAAAAAATCATTACTTAAGAAAGTACATGAATCGCGGCGGTATCATCGCGATGGACACAGAAGAGAACAAGTCTGTAATCGAAAACATCCGTCTTCTCTCAGAAGCAGCTACGGATGTCGGATACAGATTCGTCCCATTACACGAGTTGATTGCACAAGGCCGGGAGCGTAAGCCGCTGCAAGAAATTCCGGGTTTTGATGCAGCAAAAATGAATGCGGCGTATCACGAGTCCAAGCCAAATCTCATCTATCGAAAAGAAACAGACAAGAAGATGGTTGCCTTGTCCTTCGATGATTGGGGTACGGATCAAACAGTTACGAAGATTCTCGATATCTTGGACAAAAAAGGAGTAAAGGCTTCGTTTTTCCTTCGTGCAGATGGTGTAGAGCGAAATCCAAACTTGGCGAGAGCGATTGCGGAAGCGGGACACGACGTAGCCAACCACACCTATTCTCATCCGGTGAATACCAAAATAGCGCCGGAATCATTGCAAAAAGAGATTGTCAAAGCCCATCAGATTATTACCGAAGCGATTCAGCAGAAGCCGACGATGTATTTCAGACCGCCAACCGGGGCGTTTGACGAACAGACACTCAAGGCGATTGCAGCGACGGGCTACGAGGATATTACGATTTATGATGTGACGCCGTCCGATTACGACAAGAAACGGAGTACCGACGATATCGTCAAAACCATTATGGAGCAGACGCGGAGCGGAAGTGTGATTCTGCTGCACATGCTCGATGACATTCACACAATAGAGGCGCTACCAATCGTAATTGATCAGCTTAGAAGCAAGGGATACACGCTTGTACCCATGACAGCGATGTTTGGCCAATAA
- the gabT gene encoding 4-aminobutyrate--2-oxoglutarate transaminase, producing MSKQRQFVNVAAGVPGPKGAALIEKRKQFVPKGVGNNTPVFVESASGALVTDVDGNTYIDFAGAIGTLNAGHCPPEVVEALKAQLDKYIHPCFHVGMYEPYVALAEKLTQITPGSFEKKTMLANSGAEAVENAVKIARKYTGRPGIISFSRGFHGRTLLGMSLTSKVKPYKFQMGPFAPATYKAQFPYPLNKPESMTDDEYAQFCVRQFEDFLLTEVAPEEVAAVIMEPIQGEGGFIVPPVSFVQGVYHICKKHQILFISDEIQTGFGRTGAMFASTHFGIEPDLITMSKSIAAGLPISAVTGRAEIMDAPNPGEIGGTYGGSPLGCVAALAVIEKMEREDLSGRAQVIGDKIKAHFHALQKDFPVIAEVRGLGAMCAVEFIDPTTKQPAKELVAGLTKGCYESGVIVLSAGVHSNVLRFLSPLVITDEQLEEALDIMTDVLKSQYVTN from the coding sequence ATGTCCAAACAACGTCAATTTGTAAACGTAGCTGCTGGTGTGCCAGGTCCAAAGGGAGCGGCCCTGATTGAAAAAAGAAAGCAGTTCGTTCCAAAAGGTGTCGGCAACAACACCCCTGTTTTTGTAGAGTCAGCTTCAGGTGCATTGGTTACGGATGTAGATGGCAATACGTACATCGATTTTGCCGGAGCGATCGGTACACTGAATGCCGGACACTGTCCGCCGGAAGTAGTCGAGGCACTAAAAGCGCAGCTAGACAAATACATCCATCCTTGCTTCCACGTAGGGATGTATGAGCCTTATGTTGCCTTGGCTGAGAAGCTGACGCAAATCACGCCAGGCAGCTTTGAAAAGAAGACGATGCTCGCAAACAGTGGAGCAGAAGCAGTCGAGAACGCGGTGAAAATCGCCCGCAAATACACAGGACGCCCAGGCATCATTTCCTTTAGCCGCGGCTTCCACGGCCGTACGCTTCTGGGCATGTCACTGACTTCCAAGGTGAAGCCGTACAAATTCCAGATGGGTCCATTCGCTCCAGCTACGTATAAAGCGCAGTTCCCGTATCCACTGAACAAGCCGGAATCCATGACAGATGATGAGTACGCGCAATTCTGCGTGCGTCAGTTCGAGGACTTCCTCTTGACTGAGGTTGCACCGGAAGAAGTGGCTGCTGTAATTATGGAACCGATTCAGGGAGAAGGCGGCTTTATCGTTCCGCCTGTGTCCTTCGTTCAAGGTGTCTATCACATTTGTAAAAAGCATCAAATCCTATTTATTTCCGATGAGATTCAAACAGGCTTCGGTCGTACTGGTGCCATGTTTGCTTCTACCCATTTCGGTATCGAGCCAGATCTCATCACCATGTCCAAATCCATCGCGGCAGGCTTACCCATCTCTGCGGTTACGGGACGCGCAGAAATCATGGACGCGCCAAACCCAGGTGAGATTGGCGGTACCTATGGAGGAAGCCCGCTTGGCTGTGTAGCGGCTTTGGCAGTCATTGAAAAAATGGAGCGCGAAGACCTGTCTGGTCGTGCACAGGTGATCGGGGACAAGATCAAGGCACATTTCCACGCGTTGCAAAAAGATTTCCCTGTGATCGCAGAAGTGCGCGGGCTGGGGGCGATGTGCGCTGTAGAATTTATCGATCCAACAACCAAACAACCAGCGAAAGAGCTCGTTGCTGGCTTGACCAAAGGCTGCTACGAGTCTGGCGTCATCGTGCTTTCTGCTGGTGTCCACAGCAATGTACTGCGCTTCCTGTCTCCACTGGTTATTACAGACGAGCAATTGGAAGAGGCACTGGATATTATGACAGATGTTCTGAAAAGCCAATACGTGACGAACTAA
- a CDS encoding glycosyltransferase, whose product MKQLIEKIKPKKKEKIEEVLTVSKTERRMLSNVPDPEKIRVQVDRRGAKDTDEPGQLEDPEYLNRIRMLSLRYMADFPVTLLTKKQRVQDGIKARAVDISSTGLLVELDSEMEDIQVGQVFMIHCTIPPGTMPEGYESTVKLDATVVRRFTQEEDGRQKFMLAFEFSKPLTEYFRKKRWGYAIYIASASLFFAAAFIVLMRAESVIYFKYNMYLYLYSLIAAAFLLTRYLFGALYREVPVNPDYTPGVSIIIPCFNEEEWIHRTILSCVNQNYPIDKLEVIVVDDRSTDRSAEEIQKVIDMIHNEAERYMTRERVKMHILPENGGKRVALVKGVEMAKHDLVVFVDSDSFLEPTAIRNLVQPFQDPKMGGVAGRTDVENKFTNAITKLQTVRYYIAFRIMKAAESWFDSVTCLSGPLSCYRKELILQHSEAWLNQKFLGQPATFGDDRSMTNFILRTHRTGYQDSAICSTIVPSDMNVFLKQQMRWKRSWLRESLRASGFIWRKEPFMAIFFYIGLIVPIAAPVIVLYNLVYVPLVHHIFPGTFLIGLLLMALLMSLAHLFFRRSKLWVFGIVFCVFYELVLLWQMPVAWVTFWKSTWGTRETPQDVEARLKKEARKKNKKGFGLPF is encoded by the coding sequence ATGAAACAGTTGATAGAGAAAATAAAGCCGAAAAAGAAAGAGAAAATCGAAGAGGTGCTGACGGTTTCCAAAACGGAGAGACGCATGCTATCGAATGTGCCAGACCCGGAGAAAATTCGTGTCCAAGTGGACCGACGCGGTGCGAAAGATACGGATGAGCCAGGACAGCTAGAGGACCCGGAATATTTGAATCGCATTCGGATGCTGAGTCTGCGCTATATGGCGGATTTCCCGGTGACGCTATTGACCAAGAAACAGCGGGTCCAGGATGGAATCAAGGCCAGAGCCGTCGATATTTCTTCGACGGGCCTATTAGTTGAACTAGATTCGGAGATGGAAGATATCCAGGTGGGACAAGTGTTTATGATCCATTGCACGATCCCACCAGGCACAATGCCAGAAGGCTATGAGTCAACGGTGAAGCTGGATGCAACTGTTGTTCGCCGGTTTACGCAGGAAGAGGACGGGCGTCAGAAATTCATGCTCGCCTTTGAGTTTTCCAAACCGCTGACCGAGTATTTTCGCAAAAAGCGCTGGGGATACGCCATTTATATCGCAAGTGCTTCCCTGTTTTTCGCTGCGGCGTTTATCGTGCTCATGCGCGCGGAGAGCGTGATTTATTTCAAATACAACATGTACTTGTATTTGTACAGCTTGATTGCCGCTGCCTTTTTGCTGACACGGTATTTATTCGGTGCTCTTTATCGGGAGGTTCCCGTCAATCCTGACTATACACCGGGCGTGAGCATCATTATTCCGTGTTTTAACGAAGAGGAGTGGATTCACCGGACGATTTTGAGTTGTGTGAATCAGAACTACCCGATTGATAAGCTGGAGGTCATCGTGGTAGACGACCGCTCGACGGACCGATCGGCAGAAGAGATTCAAAAGGTCATCGATATGATTCATAACGAGGCCGAGCGCTATATGACCCGCGAACGCGTAAAGATGCACATTCTTCCGGAAAACGGGGGGAAACGGGTCGCTTTGGTAAAAGGTGTGGAAATGGCCAAGCACGATTTGGTAGTCTTCGTTGATTCGGACAGCTTTTTGGAACCGACTGCGATTCGCAACCTCGTACAGCCTTTCCAAGACCCGAAAATGGGTGGTGTCGCAGGGCGTACGGATGTGGAAAACAAGTTCACCAACGCGATCACCAAGCTGCAAACGGTTCGTTACTACATTGCTTTTCGTATCATGAAGGCGGCTGAGTCGTGGTTTGACAGTGTCACTTGCTTGTCTGGGCCGCTGTCTTGCTATCGCAAGGAATTGATTTTGCAGCATTCTGAAGCATGGCTGAATCAGAAGTTTCTCGGGCAGCCCGCCACTTTTGGCGATGACCGAAGCATGACCAACTTTATTTTGCGAACACATCGGACAGGTTATCAGGATTCTGCGATTTGCTCGACGATTGTGCCGTCAGACATGAACGTATTTTTGAAGCAGCAGATGCGCTGGAAGCGTTCGTGGTTGAGAGAATCTTTGCGTGCCAGCGGTTTTATTTGGCGCAAGGAGCCTTTTATGGCGATCTTCTTTTACATTGGTCTAATTGTTCCTATCGCTGCTCCCGTCATCGTACTGTACAACCTCGTATACGTTCCGCTCGTTCATCACATTTTCCCGGGTACGTTTTTAATAGGCTTGCTGTTGATGGCGCTCTTAATGAGCTTGGCCCATCTGTTTTTTCGTCGAAGCAAGCTGTGGGTTTTCGGGATTGTCTTTTGTGTGTTTTATGAGCTGGTGCTGTTATGGCAGATGCCAGTAGCTTGGGTGACATTCTGGAAATCTACTTGGGGTACGCGAGAAACGCCACAGGATGTCGAAGCGAGACTGAAAAAGGAAGCCCGAAAGAAGAACAAGAAGGGCTTTGGCCTGCCATTTTAA
- a CDS encoding aldehyde dehydrogenase family protein — protein sequence MKKHLYINGQWKEAKEYASLYSPYSGELLAEIAQADDHDVDEAIKAAKAAAKVMAKMPASQRALILEKAAAIMEARKEELAVILAQEAAKPLRTGRVEIARTIQTYKFAAEEAKRIHGETVPLDAAPGGEGRLAFTVRKPIGVVGAITPFNFPFNLVAHKVGPAIAAGNTVVLKPASQTPLSSLILADIFAEAGLPAGALNILPGKGAVVGEKLVSDSRIAAITFTGSPAVGIAMKNKAGLKRVTLELGSNSAVIIDHNVEITQALIDRCVTGAFSFSGQVCISLQRVYIHQSKYEEFLEKFKAGTGKLVLGDPLNEETDMSSVISAKDHERMGAWVQEAVEAGAHVVTGGKAVSDNLFAPTILTNVGAHVAVSCQEVFGPIVVVTPFETMDEAIEAVNDSRFGLQAGIYTSDIHAAMRAAEELEVGGVMINDIPTFRVDNMPYGGVKDSGFGREGIKYAVEELTELKLIAIKL from the coding sequence ATGAAAAAGCATCTCTACATCAACGGACAATGGAAAGAAGCAAAAGAATACGCGTCACTCTATTCCCCTTACTCCGGGGAGCTGCTGGCAGAAATCGCTCAGGCAGACGATCATGATGTCGACGAGGCAATCAAGGCGGCAAAAGCTGCTGCCAAAGTCATGGCGAAAATGCCAGCCAGTCAGCGCGCCTTGATACTGGAAAAAGCCGCTGCGATTATGGAAGCACGAAAGGAGGAACTGGCGGTCATCCTCGCACAGGAAGCCGCCAAGCCACTTCGCACGGGTCGTGTAGAAATCGCTCGGACAATCCAGACTTACAAGTTCGCAGCAGAAGAAGCGAAGCGTATTCACGGAGAGACGGTGCCGCTCGATGCAGCACCGGGTGGTGAAGGACGTCTTGCTTTTACGGTACGCAAGCCAATCGGCGTAGTCGGCGCGATCACGCCTTTTAACTTTCCATTTAACCTCGTAGCACACAAGGTCGGGCCTGCTATTGCCGCAGGAAATACCGTCGTGCTGAAGCCAGCGAGTCAGACGCCGCTTAGCTCGCTGATCCTGGCCGATATTTTCGCAGAGGCAGGCTTGCCAGCAGGAGCGCTCAATATTTTGCCTGGAAAAGGCGCAGTCGTAGGCGAAAAGCTGGTCAGTGATAGCCGAATTGCCGCGATCACCTTTACGGGAAGCCCTGCGGTTGGAATTGCGATGAAAAACAAAGCGGGACTCAAGCGCGTGACCTTGGAGCTTGGCTCCAACTCCGCAGTAATCATCGACCACAACGTGGAAATCACGCAAGCGTTGATTGATCGTTGTGTGACAGGTGCCTTCTCCTTTAGTGGTCAAGTGTGTATCTCACTGCAACGCGTCTATATTCACCAGAGCAAGTACGAAGAGTTCCTGGAGAAGTTTAAGGCTGGCACTGGAAAGCTCGTGCTGGGTGATCCGCTGAACGAAGAGACAGACATGTCTTCTGTAATCTCCGCCAAGGATCATGAACGCATGGGAGCATGGGTACAGGAAGCAGTAGAAGCAGGGGCACATGTAGTTACTGGCGGGAAGGCTGTCAGCGACAACCTCTTTGCTCCTACGATTCTGACGAATGTGGGCGCACATGTTGCTGTCTCTTGCCAAGAAGTATTCGGTCCAATCGTTGTCGTTACACCGTTTGAGACGATGGACGAAGCAATTGAGGCGGTAAATGACTCCCGATTCGGCTTGCAGGCAGGCATCTATACGAGTGACATTCACGCGGCTATGCGCGCAGCGGAAGAGCTGGAGGTCGGAGGCGTGATGATCAACGACATTCCGACGTTCCGCGTGGACAACATGCCGTACGGCGGTGTAAAAGACAGTGGCTTTGGCCGCGAAGGTATCAAGTATGCGGTCGAGGAGTTAACGGAACTAAAATTAATCGCGATCAAACTGTAA
- a CDS encoding class I SAM-dependent methyltransferase — MNLAEQFGDMDIYLFDQLLKGRVTKEMQILDAGCGSGRNLVYFLRNDYSVYAIDQSAKAIEAVQRMASQLTMDWSAERARVEPIESMSFENESFDFIISNAVLHFAENEEHFRQMLEELWRVLKPEGILFMRLASSIGIEDAVQPLGNECYLLPDGSTRFLVNERTMVGMTEKLQGVFLEPIKTVNVAGQRCMSTWVIKKNA, encoded by the coding sequence ATGAATCTGGCCGAGCAGTTTGGCGATATGGATATTTACTTGTTTGATCAGTTGTTAAAGGGAAGGGTTACGAAGGAAATGCAGATACTCGATGCCGGTTGCGGTTCGGGGCGGAATTTGGTCTACTTTTTGCGAAATGATTATTCGGTGTATGCGATTGACCAATCGGCAAAAGCCATCGAGGCTGTACAGCGAATGGCATCGCAACTGACAATGGACTGGTCAGCGGAGCGCGCTCGTGTGGAACCGATTGAGAGCATGAGCTTTGAAAACGAAAGCTTTGATTTCATCATCAGTAATGCCGTTCTACATTTTGCTGAAAACGAAGAGCATTTTCGCCAGATGCTGGAGGAGCTGTGGCGGGTACTGAAACCAGAAGGCATTCTATTCATGCGTCTTGCGTCCTCGATTGGGATTGAGGATGCTGTGCAGCCACTAGGGAACGAATGTTATTTGTTGCCGGACGGAAGCACCCGTTTTCTCGTAAATGAACGGACGATGGTGGGCATGACAGAAAAACTGCAAGGCGTGTTCCTGGAGCCAATCAAAACGGTGAACGTAGCTGGACAGCGTTGCATGAGTACGTGGGTAATCAAAAAGAATGCCTAA
- a CDS encoding nucleotide sugar dehydrogenase, which produces MSLYEGIVERKEKIAVVGLGYVGLPIAMALSQRAAVIGFDVNKEKVAAYQKGHFHDADVDQELTSDTAIEFTSDENRLQEARFFIVAVPTPVKSGNVPDLKYVESASRMVGRQLRKGSIVVFESTVYPGATEDVCLPIIEAESGLRCGLDFKVGYSPERINPGDKVNRLENIVKIVSGMDEETLGIVASVYELVIKAGVYRAESIKVAEAAKVIENAQRDVNIAFMNELAMLFNQMDIPTKAVLQAAGTKWNFLPFSPGLVGGHCIGIDPYYLTYKAEDSGYRSRIILAARHINDGMGKYVAQQIIKMAVRSKLDLKDVRIGILGLSYKENCADIRNTKVTDIIEELREYGINPLVVDPMVDPREAYEEYGIELSETKALHDLDIVVVAVPHTPFAQMEVADFAAMYGKNEAKIMIDIKEIYSKADFENSGFHYWSL; this is translated from the coding sequence ATGAGTTTGTACGAAGGGATTGTGGAGAGGAAAGAAAAAATTGCTGTCGTCGGTCTTGGGTACGTAGGCTTGCCGATTGCGATGGCACTATCCCAGCGTGCTGCTGTGATTGGATTCGATGTAAACAAAGAGAAAGTAGCAGCCTATCAAAAGGGACACTTTCATGATGCTGACGTGGATCAGGAGCTGACGAGTGACACCGCTATTGAATTCACTTCAGATGAAAATAGATTGCAGGAAGCGCGATTTTTTATCGTGGCAGTACCTACTCCGGTCAAAAGCGGCAATGTCCCCGACTTGAAATATGTAGAAAGTGCATCCCGCATGGTTGGCAGACAGTTGAGAAAAGGGTCAATCGTTGTCTTTGAATCCACCGTTTATCCAGGGGCAACCGAAGACGTCTGCTTGCCAATCATCGAGGCGGAATCGGGCCTGCGTTGTGGCCTAGACTTCAAGGTCGGCTATTCACCTGAACGCATCAACCCGGGAGACAAAGTAAATCGTCTGGAAAACATCGTCAAGATCGTATCGGGGATGGATGAAGAAACACTGGGAATCGTAGCAAGCGTCTACGAGCTCGTGATCAAGGCAGGCGTTTATCGAGCAGAAAGCATTAAGGTAGCGGAAGCGGCGAAAGTCATTGAAAATGCTCAGCGGGATGTCAATATTGCGTTTATGAATGAGCTGGCCATGCTGTTCAACCAGATGGATATTCCGACGAAAGCAGTATTGCAAGCGGCAGGAACCAAGTGGAACTTCCTCCCTTTTTCACCGGGCTTGGTCGGCGGGCATTGCATCGGTATCGACCCTTACTATTTAACATACAAAGCAGAAGACAGCGGCTATCGCTCCCGCATTATTTTGGCGGCCAGACACATTAACGATGGCATGGGGAAATATGTGGCCCAACAAATTATCAAAATGGCTGTTCGTTCAAAGCTCGACCTCAAGGATGTACGGATTGGCATACTCGGACTGTCCTACAAAGAGAATTGCGCGGATATCAGAAATACCAAGGTGACGGATATCATTGAGGAGCTGAGGGAATACGGGATCAACCCACTAGTCGTAGACCCGATGGTAGATCCTCGGGAGGCATACGAGGAATACGGCATCGAGCTGTCAGAAACGAAGGCTCTCCATGACTTGGACATTGTGGTTGTAGCGGTACCGCATACTCCCTTTGCCCAGATGGAAGTCGCTGATTTTGCCGCGATGTACGGCAAGAACGAAGCGAAAATCATGATCGATATAAAAGAGATTTATTCCAAAGCTGACTTTGAAAACAGTGGATTTCATTACTGGAGCTTGTAG